One genomic region from Chloroherpetonaceae bacterium encodes:
- the nuoF gene encoding NADH-quinone oxidoreductase subunit NuoF translates to MTTVYPLPQEFSDYKPLILKPNLRNISDYEAQGGYQMLAKAFAMKPDEIVNEVKKSGLRGRGGAGFPTGLKWSFLAKPEGKPRYLLVNGDESEPGTFKDREIFRHNPHQLIEGCIIASYACGINHCFIYIRGEYAKWIEMVEQAVEEAYQKGYLGDNIQGSGFNLKLVVHKGAGAYICGEETGLISSIEGKRAYPRLKPPFPAVIGAWGSPTIINNVETIANVPVIIEIGAEAYSKIGAPDHPGPMLFGISGHVNKPGVYELPSGTLINDLIYKVAGGVRGGKKIKAIIPGGASMPIIRGDAAEGIGMNADSLKKAGTLIGTAGIIVMDEDTDIVEAIGRLAHFYHHESCGQCTPCREGTGWVENIYGKFIRNEAEKRDIDLLLSICSQVEGRTICALADGAMWPVRHSVTRFREEYEKHCKAPDSLPHEWRYVNKAASGV, encoded by the coding sequence ATGACAACCGTTTATCCTTTACCACAAGAGTTTTCTGATTACAAGCCGCTTATTCTCAAGCCAAATCTCCGAAACATTTCCGATTATGAAGCGCAGGGTGGGTATCAAATGCTTGCCAAAGCCTTTGCAATGAAGCCTGATGAGATTGTAAATGAAGTCAAGAAATCGGGGTTGCGCGGACGCGGAGGGGCAGGATTCCCAACTGGACTTAAATGGAGCTTTCTCGCAAAGCCTGAAGGAAAACCTCGCTACTTGCTTGTCAATGGCGATGAATCCGAACCCGGAACCTTCAAAGACCGTGAAATTTTTCGCCATAACCCGCACCAACTCATCGAAGGCTGTATCATTGCAAGTTATGCTTGTGGAATCAATCACTGCTTCATTTACATTCGCGGCGAGTATGCAAAGTGGATCGAGATGGTTGAACAAGCCGTTGAAGAGGCTTATCAAAAAGGCTACTTGGGAGATAACATTCAAGGCTCAGGGTTTAATCTTAAACTTGTTGTTCATAAAGGTGCCGGCGCTTATATCTGTGGTGAAGAAACGGGACTCATTTCATCCATCGAAGGAAAGCGCGCTTACCCAAGGCTAAAGCCGCCGTTCCCCGCTGTGATTGGCGCTTGGGGCAGCCCTACAATTATCAATAATGTTGAAACCATCGCCAATGTTCCGGTTATTATAGAAATCGGCGCAGAAGCGTATTCAAAAATTGGTGCACCCGATCATCCGGGGCCAATGCTCTTTGGGATTTCGGGGCATGTCAATAAGCCCGGAGTATATGAACTTCCTTCCGGCACACTCATCAACGATTTGATATACAAAGTTGCCGGCGGGGTTCGTGGTGGAAAAAAAATAAAAGCCATTATTCCCGGCGGAGCCTCAATGCCGATTATCCGTGGCGATGCCGCCGAAGGAATCGGTATGAATGCCGATAGTTTGAAAAAGGCCGGGACGCTCATTGGAACTGCAGGAATTATTGTGATGGATGAAGATACCGATATCGTGGAAGCGATTGGACGACTTGCGCACTTTTATCATCACGAGTCGTGTGGTCAATGCACGCCTTGCCGTGAAGGAACTGGTTGGGTTGAAAATATCTACGGCAAGTTTATTCGAAATGAAGCCGAAAAGCGCGACATCGATCTTCTCCTATCAATATGCTCACAAGTTGAAGGAAGAACCATTTGCGCCTTGGCAGACGGGGCAATGTGGCCGGTTCGGCATAGTGTAACGCGCTTCCGCGAAGAATATGAAAAGCATTGTAAAGCGCCAGACTCCTTGCCACACGAATGGCGTTATGTCAATAAGGCAGCGAGTGGGGTTTGA
- a CDS encoding PAS domain S-box protein: MNDSILEFLAQFHRNNHLKNTDFSLLLEDENFKASLESLLLLSEESLVYSARNENGNWVHEFQIGTIQKTLGLPPNSHSTTEDWHEIIHPDDFQILDKSAQDSFKGQSGEYVLRLKAQNNFFVDFLDRRKVLCDETGKPIRLLGRLIPLSTKKQFPDEASREDYFQVIFEESTEAKFIVNLASNLIENCNNRAVELFEVDSKNDLIGSLGMRFQKYPFTEKEVEEIWFNLNGNKPWAGELEYISAKGTPFYGGITIKKISINSRAFLLVRVFDITALKKAEEKIKQSEEKLSWLLNALPFSISLYQEKQLLFANRAFAESRGIPFDIEEIRRIKSLQHLPEYTLIHEDDRNAFMEKLPYYRKMIDEGDLVKVERRIRKYEQNDFLWYECTIFKGIYVDGKAMVVEVDIPIDDRKKAEERISKSEWQFRSVFDNAAVGIVFAQDNRILNVNAGFEEIIGYSKDELIHLDWRTITFSEDLEKELLLLSEMREGKRKNYTLEKRFIHKNGSIVWTEITASMFYDEYASPLGVVVAKNITAQKEAESLLREKQNQLQLIFDTVFIGICLTDETGMFIDVNSSFCKTYGYSREELIGNHFTILVPTKERLKLSGIYESFIKGDIHFGGEWMLLRKDGELRRIHVTSGLIDGAKGRKYKVTTVQDITDQKQNEEQLFSRNALISSLSDGLPDVMLYQFKVDQYGKEEFTFVSKGVEKISQISVEEALGSPNTLHQLLLPESLDRVNRLTKKSLETLDVFETVIEKKLRDGTQKWSLIRSVPRKQENGDVIWDGVEIDITKQRQNEELLIQSKQLLEQTEEIAQIGSWRYNPKTNDLEWSSQVYRLYEVPFTDGKLSPNEMFNLVIEPNDVETIVRSSIEMKKSFQLRKKIVTSRGNQKWLEVFGSPILNEKGELISYNGYIQDITREKAIEEEKELIYQQLLQSQKMESLGVLASGVAHEFNNILMGIMGNAELLQRDNSLESKQGIRIKTIQENSLRAANIIRQMLGFARQGKKENIAVKISECIRDVSQMILPMLDKRITLETELPSEELILEGDKGQIEQVLLNLMVNARDAILDSLKHTKQAGKLSVSLSRGSIKEEYCAQFGVSTNSEFIQISITDNGIGIPMEIREKIFEPFFSTKEVGKGTGLGLSMVYGIVKNHNGFITLESTPGEGTTFYLYFPIGSEKRPSSSTPLTTESLGFKRSNILVIDDELLIRNYLKEILEANGHRVTLSANGRKAIDLVENTGREFDIILLDKNMPVLNGEKTYELLHSILPNAKFILMTGYLDKNAPLSSLETERFQILTKPFSLTELYSVINSN; the protein is encoded by the coding sequence ATGAACGATTCAATCTTAGAGTTTTTGGCTCAGTTTCACCGAAATAATCATCTAAAAAATACTGACTTTTCCTTATTGCTTGAAGATGAAAATTTCAAGGCTTCCTTAGAATCTCTTTTACTTTTAAGCGAAGAAAGCTTAGTGTATTCAGCCCGAAATGAAAACGGGAATTGGGTTCATGAATTTCAAATTGGTACAATTCAAAAAACACTTGGATTACCCCCTAATAGTCACTCAACAACGGAAGATTGGCATGAGATAATTCATCCCGATGATTTTCAAATCTTAGATAAAAGTGCTCAAGATTCATTCAAAGGTCAATCTGGCGAGTATGTATTAAGGTTAAAAGCACAGAACAATTTTTTTGTTGACTTTTTAGATCGACGAAAAGTTTTGTGTGATGAAACTGGAAAGCCAATTCGTCTCTTAGGAAGACTGATACCTCTTTCCACAAAAAAACAATTTCCAGATGAAGCAAGTCGCGAAGATTACTTTCAAGTCATATTTGAAGAATCTACAGAAGCTAAGTTCATTGTTAATCTCGCTTCAAACCTGATTGAAAACTGTAATAATAGAGCAGTCGAGTTATTTGAAGTTGATAGCAAGAATGACTTGATTGGATCGCTTGGGATGCGTTTTCAAAAATATCCTTTCACGGAAAAGGAAGTTGAAGAAATTTGGTTTAATCTGAATGGCAATAAGCCTTGGGCAGGAGAGCTGGAATATATCTCTGCAAAAGGAACTCCCTTTTACGGAGGAATCACAATTAAGAAAATATCCATTAATTCAAGAGCGTTTCTTCTGGTTCGTGTCTTTGATATTACAGCGCTCAAAAAAGCGGAAGAAAAAATCAAACAGAGTGAAGAAAAACTTTCGTGGCTATTAAATGCCCTTCCCTTTTCAATAAGTCTTTATCAAGAAAAGCAACTTCTTTTTGCTAATCGTGCATTTGCTGAAAGCAGAGGTATCCCTTTCGATATTGAAGAAATCAGACGGATAAAATCTCTCCAACATTTACCTGAATATACTTTGATTCATGAAGACGATCGTAATGCCTTTATGGAAAAACTCCCCTACTATCGAAAAATGATTGATGAAGGCGATTTGGTCAAGGTTGAGCGGCGAATCAGAAAGTATGAACAAAATGACTTTTTGTGGTATGAGTGTACCATTTTTAAGGGAATTTATGTTGATGGAAAGGCAATGGTTGTAGAAGTTGATATACCAATTGACGACCGGAAAAAAGCAGAAGAGCGGATTTCGAAAAGTGAATGGCAATTTCGCTCCGTATTCGATAATGCCGCAGTTGGTATTGTCTTTGCTCAAGATAATCGAATCCTTAATGTCAACGCAGGATTTGAGGAAATAATTGGTTATTCAAAAGATGAGTTGATTCATCTTGATTGGAGGACAATCACTTTTTCTGAAGATCTTGAAAAGGAACTTCTGCTTCTCTCCGAAATGAGAGAGGGAAAGCGAAAAAATTATACCCTCGAAAAAAGGTTCATTCATAAAAATGGCTCAATTGTTTGGACCGAAATCACGGCATCAATGTTTTACGATGAATACGCTTCTCCACTGGGTGTTGTCGTCGCTAAAAATATTACGGCACAAAAGGAAGCTGAATCACTATTGAGAGAAAAGCAAAATCAGCTTCAATTGATATTTGATACTGTTTTTATCGGGATATGTTTAACCGATGAAACAGGAATGTTTATCGATGTTAATTCCTCATTCTGCAAAACTTATGGCTATTCCCGAGAAGAGCTTATCGGGAATCATTTTACGATACTTGTTCCTACCAAGGAACGACTTAAACTTTCGGGCATATACGAATCATTTATAAAGGGTGATATTCATTTTGGTGGAGAATGGATGCTCCTAAGGAAAGATGGGGAATTAAGACGGATTCATGTAACCTCCGGTCTTATTGATGGTGCCAAAGGAAGAAAATATAAAGTGACGACAGTTCAAGATATCACAGACCAAAAGCAAAATGAAGAGCAACTTTTTAGTAGAAATGCCCTTATTTCATCTTTAAGTGACGGACTTCCTGATGTGATGCTTTATCAATTTAAGGTTGATCAATACGGTAAAGAAGAATTTACTTTTGTTAGTAAGGGTGTTGAAAAAATCTCGCAAATTTCAGTTGAAGAAGCTTTAGGCTCACCCAATACTCTACATCAGCTGTTACTTCCTGAATCTCTTGATCGTGTCAATCGATTAACAAAAAAATCTCTTGAAACATTAGATGTTTTTGAAACCGTTATTGAAAAAAAACTAAGAGATGGAACTCAAAAATGGTCACTGATTCGCTCGGTGCCACGCAAACAAGAAAACGGCGACGTAATTTGGGATGGTGTTGAAATTGATATTACCAAACAACGACAGAATGAAGAGCTACTGATTCAAAGCAAGCAACTTTTGGAACAAACCGAAGAAATCGCGCAAATAGGTAGCTGGCGTTACAACCCTAAAACCAATGACTTGGAGTGGTCATCACAGGTTTATCGCCTTTATGAAGTTCCCTTTACTGATGGAAAGCTTTCACCAAATGAGATGTTCAACTTAGTTATTGAACCAAACGATGTTGAAACAATTGTTCGTTCTTCAATTGAAATGAAAAAGTCTTTTCAACTAAGAAAGAAAATTGTCACTTCAAGAGGCAATCAAAAATGGCTGGAGGTTTTTGGCAGCCCCATATTGAACGAAAAGGGAGAATTGATTTCTTACAACGGTTATATCCAAGATATTACAAGAGAAAAGGCAATTGAAGAAGAAAAGGAATTGATTTATCAGCAACTTCTTCAGTCACAAAAGATGGAGTCTTTGGGGGTACTGGCCAGCGGTGTTGCACATGAATTCAATAATATTCTAATGGGAATAATGGGGAATGCAGAACTGCTCCAACGCGATAATAGTCTAGAATCAAAACAAGGTATTCGTATTAAAACCATACAAGAAAACTCACTTCGTGCAGCGAATATTATTCGTCAAATGTTAGGATTTGCGCGTCAAGGCAAGAAGGAAAATATTGCAGTAAAAATCAGTGAATGCATTCGTGATGTTTCTCAAATGATTCTCCCGATGTTGGATAAGAGAATCACCCTTGAAACAGAGCTACCTTCTGAGGAACTCATTTTAGAAGGCGATAAAGGGCAAATCGAGCAAGTATTATTGAACTTGATGGTAAATGCTCGTGACGCCATTCTTGATTCGCTAAAACACACCAAACAAGCTGGAAAACTCTCTGTTTCTCTCTCCCGTGGCTCTATAAAAGAAGAGTATTGTGCGCAATTCGGTGTCTCCACGAATTCGGAATTCATTCAAATCTCGATTACCGATAATGGAATTGGCATTCCAATGGAAATTCGCGAAAAAATATTTGAACCTTTCTTTTCAACAAAAGAAGTTGGCAAAGGAACCGGCTTAGGTCTTTCAATGGTGTATGGGATTGTTAAAAATCATAACGGTTTCATTACTCTTGAAAGCACCCCCGGTGAAGGCACAACATTTTATCTGTATTTCCCTATTGGTTCCGAAAAACGACCATCTTCTTCAACACCCTTAACCACAGAGTCCTTAGGGTTTAAGAGAAGTAACATCTTAGTTATTGATGACGAGTTGCTCATTCGAAATTACCTTAAGGAAATACTTGAAGCGAATGGTCATCGTGTAACATTGTCTGCGAATGGGCGAAAAGCCATTGATTTGGTTGAAAATACCGGACGAGAATTTGACATCATCCTTCTTGATAAAAATATGCCTGTTCTCAATGGCGAAAAAACTTATGAATTGCTTCATTCCATACTTCCAAATGCAAAGTTCATATTAATGACGGGTTATCTTGATAAGAACGCACCCCTTTCTTCGCTGGAGACGGAACGATTTCAAATTCTTACGAAACCCTTCAGTCTTACAGAACTTTATTCTGTAATTAATTCCAATTGA
- a CDS encoding sigma-54 dependent transcriptional regulator produces MEKSLLIIEDETSLRHLLTQLLTLEGFEVISSPNLSDAILHLRDATFHVILTDLKLPDGNGIDFIKHIQTEQPFAEIVVMTAFGTVQDGVSAMKLGAFDFITKGDDDERILLTVHKAFEKASLKKQVRDLEHKIDSKIGFEKLIGKSKEFSDAVELAKKVAPTDTTVLLLGETGTGKELFAEAIHRRSKRREKPFVAINCAAIPKDLQEAELFGYKRGAFTGAISDKKGIFEEANSGTIFLDEIGEMNSDTQAKLLRVLETRLLTKVGETKPKEIDVRIIAATNRDIEHESETGDFRKDLLYRLNGFTIYLPPLRDRESDIELLAEHFIALYSKKLGKKISGCDLYFKTKLKHYDWKGNLRELKNVIERAVILSSNDILSAGLLPKEILHYEEKPALMPINSTDFPDISLSDLEKIHIERVLKHCNGNRTHAAKKLGIGTATLYRKMKDYGLM; encoded by the coding sequence ATGGAAAAGTCTCTACTTATCATTGAAGATGAAACTTCGCTCAGACATTTGCTTACTCAACTCTTAACATTGGAGGGCTTTGAAGTGATTTCTTCTCCAAATTTAAGCGATGCAATCCTTCATCTTAGAGATGCAACATTTCATGTCATTCTCACCGACTTAAAACTCCCCGACGGCAACGGCATAGATTTCATCAAACACATTCAAACAGAACAACCCTTCGCTGAAATTGTAGTCATGACCGCCTTCGGCACGGTTCAAGATGGCGTTTCAGCGATGAAACTCGGCGCGTTTGACTTCATCACCAAAGGCGATGATGACGAGCGAATCTTGCTCACCGTTCATAAGGCATTTGAAAAAGCTTCGCTCAAAAAACAGGTTCGCGATTTAGAACATAAAATTGATTCAAAAATTGGGTTTGAAAAGCTCATCGGAAAATCAAAAGAATTTTCAGATGCCGTTGAGCTTGCAAAAAAAGTTGCACCTACCGACACCACCGTGCTTTTGCTTGGAGAAACAGGTACCGGGAAAGAACTCTTCGCCGAAGCGATTCACCGTAGGAGTAAAAGACGTGAGAAGCCTTTCGTTGCAATAAACTGCGCCGCAATTCCCAAAGACTTGCAAGAAGCCGAACTTTTTGGCTACAAGCGCGGGGCATTCACAGGTGCGATTTCCGATAAAAAGGGAATTTTTGAAGAGGCGAACAGCGGCACCATTTTTCTTGATGAAATCGGTGAAATGAATTCCGATACTCAAGCAAAATTATTGCGCGTTTTGGAAACACGATTGCTGACTAAAGTTGGTGAAACAAAACCAAAAGAGATTGATGTAAGAATCATTGCCGCCACCAACCGCGATATTGAACATGAAAGCGAAACCGGAGATTTCCGAAAAGACTTGCTTTATCGCTTAAATGGATTCACCATTTACCTTCCTCCACTCAGAGATAGGGAAAGCGATATTGAACTGCTTGCAGAACATTTTATTGCCCTTTACTCCAAAAAACTTGGGAAGAAGATTTCAGGTTGCGATTTGTATTTCAAAACAAAGCTCAAACACTATGACTGGAAAGGGAATCTGAGAGAATTAAAAAATGTGATTGAACGCGCCGTTATTCTTTCTTCTAACGACATCTTATCTGCCGGGCTGCTTCCAAAAGAAATTCTTCATTATGAAGAAAAGCCTGCTCTTATGCCAATAAACAGCACCGATTTCCCCGATATTTCCCTTAGCGATTTAGAAAAAATTCATATTGAGCGGGTCTTAAAACATTGTAACGGAAACCGAACGCATGCCGCTAAAAAACTTGGAATTGGCACCGCAACCCTTTACCGAAAAATGAAAGATTATGGGCTAATGTAA
- a CDS encoding PAS domain S-box protein: protein MTEKLKQVLRESCKSEDAFDRVLKTYEEETQLVKSKLSLEQEMYHSIFDSAIVGIGLMDSNFQIRSINPAFEIMLEYSESEILRKSPAFFTHPDDWKEQANYLEKLFNGEISKFSLPKRYITKSGIEKWVRIHVSTFLTDQNEKCFISVSRKITEEKLIEDQLKESELKYRQLVESITEFILISKPDTTITFSNKALQSALGVSASDLLGKRWKDFAQPDDIIDIENKIKELTPSNPFFKTENRDLRGNGKFGWTQWVNLGVFDQNDMLLEIRSVGRDINDFKEAQLKLIESETKLNAIQNSTTDSLILISKDHKVLSINKKASTDTEAIFGEKIKEGYDFRKLLPFFKPEVTDIYYASFNNALQGEVVDFEYAIDLGPFKNWYHWTYFPVYDTHEELIGVCFRTIDISERKQIGLTLEKQQTLLRETASLAKVGSWEFDLKTEEINWSEETFNIYERPLFLGNPSYQDFRTLHTPEHISKLEELISSSIKHLRPYTFESTIYCKSGAIKTIRALGKPIIENGKAVKLVGYIQDITELKRQESESLSLQFELANILENTSEAYLKLNKNREFVYVNQNFEKMIRVDAATIIGHCIWDVFPEAVKTNFYHFYERTIEEKTHFKFQEFYTPLNMWFEVSSYPSKDGGLTAFFREITNEKEREKALIENQDFLQSIYYGINTPIFVYDVEGYKQFRFAGLNPAFEFGYGVKAYEMNGKLLSDLSSIQFGDLNRMINLLQQCVETGSEVSFEETIYRDGEPRYFITRINPLRDNGGDIYRLIGSSIDITERKLAEEKLLQNEAMLSETEHIAKIGSWSFDVASERIKWSKEVFSIFDRDEAAGEPSFDETNLYFNKEDQKVHRKTVQDSIKHAEPYEVTLKISTSKCEKWILIVGKVEVDETHHVKRLYGTVQDVTQSVESKHERDLIYQQLLQSQKMESVGVLASGVAHEFNNILMGILGNAELLIKDFEQDPRKKKRITTIIDNSHRASTIIRQMLGFARQGKAESTVFNLVGSLQSIIDILEPSLDKRIKVLFSPPASLHQAFGDKGQIEQAILNIAVNAVDALTEKLSDKIDNGEIRFELSTSVIPPKFAIPNKIPTLQEFIHLRISDNGVGIPEEIREKIFEPFFTTKDVGKGTGLGLAMVYGIIKNHNGFIFVESELGAGTSFHIFLPSDLNQKTETIPVSNFKDRITVKRCILVVDDEPMIRHYLSESLTNVGFKVETAENGKVACQAVEQSPTKYDLILIDRNMPELNGEESILRIREVTTHPKIIMMTGYLENNRFEDLEKLGVTSIVQKPFTIEKIMDFIASSLK, encoded by the coding sequence ATGACAGAAAAACTCAAGCAAGTACTTCGTGAGTCTTGCAAAAGCGAAGATGCCTTTGATAGAGTTCTCAAAACCTATGAAGAAGAAACTCAACTTGTTAAATCCAAGTTGAGTTTAGAGCAGGAGATGTACCATTCAATTTTCGATTCGGCAATTGTCGGAATTGGTTTGATGGATTCGAACTTTCAGATTCGAAGTATTAATCCTGCTTTTGAAATAATGCTTGAGTATTCAGAATCAGAAATTCTAAGAAAATCCCCCGCATTCTTTACCCATCCGGATGATTGGAAAGAGCAAGCGAATTATCTTGAAAAACTCTTCAACGGGGAAATCTCTAAATTCAGTCTCCCAAAACGCTATATCACCAAATCAGGGATAGAAAAGTGGGTTCGGATTCATGTTTCAACCTTTTTGACTGACCAAAATGAAAAGTGCTTCATTTCTGTTTCAAGGAAGATTACTGAAGAAAAACTGATTGAAGATCAGCTGAAAGAAAGTGAATTAAAATATCGGCAACTTGTTGAATCTATAACTGAATTTATTCTTATCTCAAAGCCGGATACAACCATAACATTCTCAAACAAAGCTTTGCAAAGTGCGCTAGGTGTCTCAGCCAGCGACCTTTTGGGAAAAAGATGGAAAGACTTTGCACAGCCCGATGACATTATTGACATAGAGAATAAAATTAAAGAATTGACTCCCTCTAATCCTTTCTTCAAAACCGAAAATCGAGATCTTCGGGGCAACGGAAAATTCGGGTGGACTCAGTGGGTCAATCTTGGGGTATTTGATCAGAATGACATGCTTTTAGAAATCCGTTCCGTTGGCCGAGACATCAACGATTTCAAAGAAGCCCAGTTAAAACTCATTGAATCCGAAACAAAGTTAAACGCGATTCAGAACTCAACCACCGATAGCCTTATCCTCATTTCAAAAGATCATAAAGTTTTAAGCATTAATAAAAAAGCCAGTACCGACACCGAAGCTATATTTGGAGAAAAAATTAAAGAAGGATATGATTTCAGAAAACTACTACCATTTTTTAAGCCTGAGGTAACAGATATTTATTACGCCTCATTCAATAATGCACTTCAAGGGGAAGTCGTTGATTTTGAATATGCGATTGACTTAGGGCCATTTAAGAATTGGTATCATTGGACTTACTTTCCTGTGTATGATACTCATGAGGAATTGATTGGCGTATGCTTCCGAACCATTGATATTTCAGAAAGAAAACAAATTGGACTTACCCTTGAAAAGCAGCAAACGCTTTTGCGGGAAACCGCCTCACTTGCCAAAGTTGGCAGTTGGGAATTCGATTTGAAAACAGAGGAAATCAACTGGTCTGAAGAGACCTTCAATATCTACGAAAGGCCGCTCTTTTTGGGTAATCCTTCATATCAAGACTTTCGCACGTTACATACTCCTGAACACATTTCTAAATTGGAAGAGCTTATTTCCTCATCAATAAAACACTTGCGACCCTACACCTTTGAGTCCACCATTTATTGCAAAAGCGGAGCAATCAAAACCATTCGTGCTTTAGGAAAGCCAATTATAGAAAATGGCAAAGCGGTAAAATTAGTGGGATACATCCAAGACATCACTGAGCTAAAGCGTCAAGAGTCTGAATCCTTATCGCTTCAATTTGAATTGGCAAATATCCTTGAGAATACATCAGAGGCTTATCTAAAGCTTAATAAAAATCGGGAGTTTGTGTATGTCAATCAGAATTTTGAAAAAATGATTCGGGTTGATGCGGCAACCATTATTGGTCATTGTATTTGGGATGTTTTTCCGGAGGCCGTTAAAACCAATTTTTATCATTTTTACGAAAGAACCATCGAAGAAAAAACGCATTTCAAATTTCAAGAATTTTATACGCCCCTGAATATGTGGTTTGAAGTCAGTTCATATCCTTCAAAAGACGGTGGTTTAACCGCCTTTTTCAGAGAAATCACCAACGAAAAGGAACGTGAAAAAGCACTTATAGAAAATCAAGATTTTCTTCAAAGCATTTATTACGGCATCAATACCCCCATATTTGTTTATGATGTTGAAGGGTACAAACAGTTTCGATTCGCGGGATTAAATCCCGCCTTTGAATTCGGTTATGGCGTGAAGGCCTATGAAATGAATGGAAAGTTATTATCCGATTTATCCTCAATTCAATTCGGTGACTTGAATAGAATGATTAATCTGCTTCAGCAGTGTGTCGAAACCGGCTCTGAAGTTTCGTTTGAAGAAACCATCTATCGGGATGGGGAACCCCGTTATTTTATTACCCGAATTAATCCACTTCGTGATAATGGTGGAGATATCTATCGATTAATTGGAAGTTCAATCGATATTACTGAGCGAAAGCTCGCCGAGGAAAAACTGCTTCAAAATGAAGCGATGCTTTCTGAAACTGAACATATCGCTAAAATTGGCAGTTGGAGTTTTGATGTGGCTTCAGAACGGATTAAATGGTCAAAAGAAGTTTTTTCAATATTTGATCGTGATGAAGCCGCAGGTGAACCTTCTTTTGATGAAACTAATTTGTACTTCAATAAAGAAGATCAAAAGGTTCATCGAAAAACAGTACAAGATTCAATTAAACACGCCGAGCCCTATGAAGTCACTTTGAAAATTTCAACCTCAAAATGCGAGAAATGGATTCTGATCGTCGGGAAAGTGGAGGTTGATGAAACGCATCACGTCAAGCGATTGTATGGCACCGTTCAAGATGTAACCCAATCCGTAGAATCAAAGCATGAGCGAGATTTGATTTATCAGCAATTGCTCCAATCTCAAAAAATGGAATCGGTTGGTGTTTTGGCAAGTGGGGTTGCGCATGAATTCAATAATATTTTAATGGGAATATTAGGAAATGCAGAGCTACTTATTAAAGACTTTGAACAAGACCCTCGTAAAAAGAAGCGAATTACCACCATCATTGATAATTCACATCGCGCCTCCACCATTATTCGTCAAATGCTTGGTTTTGCAAGGCAAGGGAAAGCGGAATCAACCGTATTTAACCTTGTGGGAAGTTTACAAAGTATCATCGATATCTTGGAGCCTTCACTTGATAAACGAATTAAGGTTCTTTTTTCCCCTCCGGCTTCACTCCACCAAGCCTTTGGGGATAAGGGTCAAATTGAACAGGCAATTCTTAACATAGCTGTTAACGCGGTTGACGCCCTTACCGAAAAATTATCTGATAAAATTGATAATGGAGAAATCCGGTTTGAACTTTCTACTTCTGTCATCCCGCCAAAATTTGCAATCCCCAATAAAATTCCAACGCTCCAAGAGTTTATTCATCTGCGCATTTCAGATAACGGTGTTGGGATTCCGGAAGAGATAAGAGAAAAAATATTTGAACCGTTTTTTACGACAAAAGATGTAGGTAAAGGCACTGGGCTTGGGTTAGCTATGGTGTATGGCATTATCAAGAATCATAACGGGTTTATCTTTGTCGAAAGCGAACTCGGCGCCGGAACATCATTCCATATTTTTCTTCCCTCTGACTTAAATCAAAAAACCGAAACTATTCCTGTAAGCAATTTTAAGGACCGTATTACAGTAAAACGTTGCATCTTAGTTGTTGACGACGAGCCAATGATTCGACATTACCTTAGCGAATCCCTTACAAACGTTGGATTTAAGGTTGAAACGGCTGAAAATGGAAAAGTCGCTTGCCAAGCCGTTGAACAATCACCAACAAAATATGACCTTATCCTAATCGACCGCAATATGCCTGAACTCAATGGGGAGGAATCAATTTTAAGAATTAGAGAAGTAACAACTCATCCAAAGATTATTATGATGACCGGCTATCTGGAAAACAATCGATTTGAAGATTTAGAGAAACTTGGGGTGACCTCTATTGTTCAGAAGCCTTTTACAATTGAAAAAATAATGGATTTTATTGCCTCTTCACTAAAATAA